The nucleotide window TATCGTTTTCCAAGTGCAAGAATAGGCAACATCAAGAGTCAAGTATGCAAGAAAATATGCCTCTTAGAAATGAATGTATGACTCTTTAAGTCAAGTCTAATACACTCATATCTTATTCTTGTGATTAATAATTTGAGAGCTAATATGTGATTTCCTTTTTGCTCCATttgtttacattattttttcctataataACTTTACACCAATAACCATGTGTCCATAAAGGaggtagaaaaaaaaatagaaaaactgaTGTTTGATTTCTTTCAAAACATATCATAAACACCGATGCTTTTAATCAACAACATATTATGAGCAATCTTCAAGGTCTTTTTTTAGCTTAGTAAAGACGGCAAAGATTGAAAAGAAAGGAAGCACTCTATATATTAACATACAAAAACGCTCACACAAGAAGACAAAGACCTATTAACATTATTGGTTAAGAGTATCAACTACGCTATCTGTTAACATAACATCGTTTTCCTGGTGGAAGAATATGCAAAAGTAATATCGGCATCAAGAGGCAAGtggaagaaaattatttgtCATAATTAATGTTTAGATTGCGATTGTGAACAGTGCTTTAGGGCCcgtcatcaaatataatataaatgaagatTGTTCTTCACCTGCTTTTGAAGACACAGgcttagtatttttttttttttaaatgtttgttttatttccttttcaaaaGTCTATtgttaaatgaattttatttaagaatatcctttcaccctttaaattttttggatgatttatttattcattaaaattttaatcgaaGCATTCAACAGTAGATTTTTGCAAAGCTATGTTGTTAGTCAAAAAGTAAATCAAACTGGACACaaatattttgagaaaacaacTCCAATCTCTTCTTTATTAAATGAGTGGTAGAGAGTATactgaaaatttattaacaagCCTTTATATAAACTTGTGACGCTAAAAAAtagcaacaaataaaatattaacttatttcaattattttctccTCAAGACAAGGACAACTCATAAGACTAGGACTAAAATGAGCAATAAACTTGCTGAATAAGTCTAAAAAAAAGGACACGTAATAAGATAAGTTGTTGAATTAGTCAACACAACAAGCTACGACTAGGAATATGAAGAGACAATGTTCAAGCGTTCAACAGTAGATTTCCAGAAATAACATCAATATCATGACAGCATCAtagactaattcccacccaaggttttctAAGATGACTAATTCTCgtccttttaagttttaaaaaaccaaattatcATTTCTTATTCATTTCcattgataaattttgttaagtgaaaaaacagaaaagttattttacatagatttttctattttttcctttattattttttatttttcttttccctttcttttttttaaattgaataaacaatAGCACATTACTAGCAACAAACGTATTTTCAATGTAGGCTAATCAAAATGCACGAGcatgatattatttaatcttattGTATAGTCAGACTTTCTCTTAGAAAAACACTACACAAAAGCAATTAATTATTACAATAGAATGTAGCGACTCAACATGTCATCTATATATAAGATGACTTAACCTGCATATAGGagtctttttattcaaaaatagtAAGAAGAATGAAACTTAACAGTTGCAAGATTTGCTCAATTACATTCCATCTCTATTTTCTACGTTCATGGTATAACAATCATCTCCCATTTGGATAGCAATCATCTTCCACTTTTTAGATAGCACAATCAACAAATCTCCTTAAAAACAGATTTATTTAGATATGTAGATTCAATATATTATGATTTGGGTATATATGCTTATGTAACTTCCTTTCtcttatcttataaatataggaataatatttatatatttatatatttatatatttatacaaaaagtgCAAATGCAAAAAGACAGCActttttgtatcatataatattattgtgttgaattttcttctaaataattaataatacagCAGTGAACATAAGCTTCTTAACTGTAACTCAAACCACTTTATAAATGTCATTGTATTCTTCTTTACTTACATGGAATTACACTTTTAAGTTGGTCTACTTCTCGTTGGTAGAATTAATTTTTAGCACTAATAGATCTCACAAGGGATAAATGAGGAATaccaaataaatatcaaaatttttcatgctTTTAGGGTGTGAGAGACAAAAACTGGAATCTTGCAttggataaatataaaaattttaagaagaagCAGTGGGTTTAACCAAAAGAGGCTGAATACATTCCTGCGAACCTAAAATCAatagaaattaatttgtttttttttttttaattcatacatGCACGTGTtcagataaatttaaaaaagaaaaagccgTCAAAGATCTAAGGTTTCTTTAATTTCTGAGCCGCGGCAAGCCGCCATTACGGACCAGCTTTCTTCATGGTTTTATAACAGTATTTCGTGAAAATTGAAACACTATAAATAACATGTTAGCGTTAAGATTCTCATTCATCCATGCACCCATCTATATATCTCAACCACCATAATTCTTTCAATCTGCCAATCTAGTTTTTTGTAACTGAAAATGGCTTCTTCAATCAGCTTTACTTGTACTTTTCTCACCTTATTGTTGATCATTTGTGTACAAAGTGAAGCTAAACtctcttcaaatttttatgaCTCCACATGTCCAAATGCCCTCACTACAATCCGCACCGCTATTAGAACTGCCATTTCACGAGAGCGTAGAATGGCTGCCTCTCTCATTCGTCTCCACTTTCATGATTGCTTTGTTCAGGtatataatacttaatattatttcagagttttaattttattgttcatttgttgtattaaaaaaatttaagagtttgTCAATTAATTGCAGGGTTGTGATGCATCCATCTTGTTGAATGATTCCTCCACAATCACCAGTGAGAAACATGCCACGGGCAATATGAATTCAGTAAGGGGATTCCAAGTCATAGATAATGCTAAATCTCAAGTCGAGAAAATTTGTCCAGGTGTTGTTTCGTGTGCAGATATTCTTGCTGTTGCTGCCCGTGATGCATCAGTTTATGTaagttataatattatcttaaatcatttttcttataattttatataatctaaattcTGTGAATAATAAGTTCCtaatattaacaatcaaacAGGTTGGTGGACCATCATGGAAGGTTGAACTTGGAAGAAGAGATTCTACAACTGCAAATTTAAGCTTAGCTAATACCCAACTCCCCGACTTTCAGGCTAGCCTTGATTCTCTTATTTCGTTGTTCAGTACCAAAGGGTTGAGTGCGAGGGACATGGTTGCTCTTTCAGGTGCACATACAATTGGGCAAGCACAATGTGTCACATTCCGTACTAGGATTTATTGCAATACAAGTGATATCAATGCTGGCTTTGCTGCTACTCGTAAACGTAAATGTCCAGCTTCTGGTGGGAATGCAACTCTTGCACCTCTAGATCCGGTGACACCTAATTCTTTCGATAATAACTACTTCAAAAATCTTATTAAGAAGAAGGGTCTTCTTGCATCAGATCAAGTGCTTTTTAGTGGAGGATCCACTGATAGCATTGTTCTTGAATATAGTAAGAAGcgtaaaaaattcaaatctgaTTTCGCAGCTGCCATGATAAAGGTGGGAAACATCAACCCTCTTACTGGCTCTGAAGGGCAAATCCGAAAGTTATGCTATGCTGTTAATTAACTTGCTTTCATATCTATATCATAAAGAGTTAGATGTTAATGATATTTGAACTTTTTTATGGAATGATCTCCGTAATCAACTATTCAGTTTTCTGTAAATTTGTTGCACAAGTGTAATCTTTCATGCGAAAGAAAGCATTTGAATGGTGCTAGTCAAACAAAGATAAAGgttaaaattattgattgatGTAGATTCAATTGATGAACGTGCAGGACACGAATAAAATGGATTAACTTTTTGAAATAACTTGCATTTAATGTTAATTACAGTAAACATTCCAAttaagaaaaaaaccctaattaattaagataacgTGGATCCGATAAACCTCAAGAAATAGAATAACATAATAAAGACTTAATGAACATTGTTGGAAGCATTCGACAAGTATGGACAAGAATTGCAATTGATATATGTAAGAGTTGTTAGGTTGAAATGAGATTTACCTCCAGGAAAACAACTGCTTTTGACAAGCTCATAATTAACAAAACTGGTGGTACTTGGAAATTAAAGACAATGAAAAGAATTGGAGTCCAAAGTTTGATTATACATGGGAAGATAAAACGAATATATATAAGTAGAAGATCTCTGTAGTCATAATGTTGGGACCAAGCTAGTTTTATTACCATGAGAAGCTTATAACTTAATAGAGGTACaatcaatgttttaaaaaagggaTAGACATTAACCAAGTGGAGGGAACAGTCAGGTCCAACCATTTGATTGATGGCCGAactaattaattgttttaaattaatatttaaaatatttttttgtataatttattataagataattaatttgaattatcttaatatcaaaaaaatattcggattgatgatatatatgttaaaaattgatAGACGATGTTTTGGGCTTAAGTCCCaacaatgaatttttttaattgatttttttatgttgacCATGTCAAACCTTATTTTTCAGCTTGTTCAATCAAACGGTTAAATTCAATCTAATCCAATTTAATCTAACCTAAATCCAAAAATgattttcaatcaaatcaaaactatTTTGACTAGCAGGTGATAGTTCAAAGGCCGATCCGATTTTTAAAACCACAGgtgtaattataaaaattatgagcaatattatatgtacatatttttgatatataatttgaatatacaaaaaatgtattctcatgtgattgggtattactttatttttaattcaaaatcatctaattatatgataatacattatttatgtacacaaattatgtattaaaagtgtgta belongs to Mangifera indica cultivar Alphonso chromosome 2, CATAS_Mindica_2.1, whole genome shotgun sequence and includes:
- the LOC123200207 gene encoding lignin-forming anionic peroxidase-like; translated protein: MASSISFTCTFLTLLLIICVQSEAKLSSNFYDSTCPNALTTIRTAIRTAISRERRMAASLIRLHFHDCFVQGCDASILLNDSSTITSEKHATGNMNSVRGFQVIDNAKSQVEKICPGVVSCADILAVAARDASVYVGGPSWKVELGRRDSTTANLSLANTQLPDFQASLDSLISLFSTKGLSARDMVALSGAHTIGQAQCVTFRTRIYCNTSDINAGFAATRKRKCPASGGNATLAPLDPVTPNSFDNNYFKNLIKKKGLLASDQVLFSGGSTDSIVLEYSKKRKKFKSDFAAAMIKVGNINPLTGSEGQIRKLCYAVN